A stretch of the Fusobacterium varium genome encodes the following:
- a CDS encoding hydrolase, with amino-acid sequence MKEIKLIIFDMDGLLLDTERLSNIAWIEAGKNMEIDITYNILRRIKGGNFKNTVNVLMSFLDEEKCKKLIEEKNRIQVRVVEKEGIRLKKGVLELLTFLKEKEIKITVATSTGKELATRELQDTGIYKYFDGFVFGDEVKNGKPNPETFLAACKKFDVVPENAVVLEDSVLGLKAAASGGIKCIVVEDTVQLTKEENRLPYRKCESLLEVRDLFKEVI; translated from the coding sequence ATGAAAGAGATAAAGCTGATAATCTTTGATATGGATGGACTGCTTTTAGACACAGAAAGACTTTCTAATATTGCCTGGATAGAAGCAGGAAAAAATATGGAAATAGATATCACCTATAATATTTTGAGGAGAATAAAAGGTGGTAATTTTAAAAATACAGTTAATGTTTTGATGAGTTTTTTAGATGAAGAAAAATGTAAAAAACTTATTGAAGAAAAGAATAGAATACAAGTAAGAGTTGTTGAAAAAGAAGGGATAAGGTTAAAAAAGGGAGTATTAGAATTATTGACTTTTTTAAAAGAAAAAGAAATAAAAATAACAGTGGCAACCTCTACAGGAAAAGAGCTGGCAACAAGGGAATTACAGGATACAGGTATATATAAATATTTTGATGGATTTGTTTTTGGGGACGAAGTGAAGAATGGGAAACCAAATCCAGAGACATTTTTGGCAGCTTGTAAAAAATTTGATGTTGTTCCAGAAAATGCAGTTGTTCTTGAGGATTCTGTGTTAGGATTGAAAGCAGCTGCTTCAGGAGGAATAAAATGTATAGTGGTAGAAGATACTGTACAGCTTACTAAAGAGGAAAATAGACTGCCATATAGGAAGTGTGAAAGTCTGCTGGAAGTGAGAGATTTATTTAAAGAAGTAATATAA
- a CDS encoding L-seryl-tRNA(Sec) selenium transferase — translation MNIYEKIGLKRVINGSGKMTALGVSKISDTVAETMKEAGQNFVVIDDLIDRVGEMISEVTGGEDTCVTSSASAAIALSVAGLITGKSLTLIERLPDTTGLKNKVVLQKGHAVNYGAPITTMIRLGGGIPVEAGSSNEVKPEHVEEAIDENTIALLYVKSHHAVQKGMLSIEEMSEIAKKHSLPLIIDAAAEEDIHRYLKLGGDLVIYSGAKALCGPASGFVTGKKQYIDAIKMQYKGIGRAMKIGKVCMMGLVKAVEEYSKRDEKAVVDEQMRLAGLLMEELKDEPKVETSIVQDEAGREIYRVQIKLNEKLTDMSGKDFMKHLREGDAEIHVRKHYANLGIVNVDMRALTENDIKFIGKRIKEILK, via the coding sequence ATGAATATATATGAAAAAATAGGATTGAAAAGAGTTATCAATGGAAGTGGAAAGATGACAGCTTTGGGGGTATCGAAAATAAGTGATACTGTAGCTGAAACAATGAAGGAAGCAGGACAAAACTTTGTAGTCATAGATGACCTTATTGACAGAGTGGGAGAGATGATATCTGAAGTTACAGGAGGAGAAGATACTTGTGTTACATCTAGTGCTTCAGCAGCTATTGCTCTTTCAGTAGCAGGATTGATAACTGGAAAAAGCCTTACTCTTATAGAAAGACTTCCAGATACAACTGGATTGAAAAATAAAGTAGTTCTTCAAAAAGGACATGCTGTAAACTATGGAGCTCCAATCACTACAATGATAAGATTAGGTGGAGGAATACCAGTAGAAGCAGGGAGCAGCAATGAAGTAAAGCCTGAACATGTGGAAGAGGCAATAGATGAAAATACAATAGCTCTTCTATATGTAAAATCACACCATGCAGTACAAAAAGGAATGCTTTCTATAGAAGAGATGTCAGAGATAGCTAAAAAACATTCCCTTCCTTTGATAATAGACGCAGCAGCTGAAGAGGATATACATAGATATCTTAAATTAGGTGGAGATCTGGTAATTTATTCTGGAGCAAAGGCATTATGTGGACCAGCTTCTGGATTTGTTACTGGAAAAAAACAATATATAGATGCAATAAAAATGCAGTATAAAGGTATTGGAAGAGCCATGAAAATAGGAAAAGTATGTATGATGGGTCTGGTAAAAGCTGTAGAAGAATATTCAAAAAGAGATGAAAAAGCAGTTGTAGATGAGCAGATGAGATTGGCAGGACTTTTAATGGAAGAATTAAAAGATGAGCCAAAAGTAGAAACATCTATAGTACAAGATGAAGCTGGAAGAGAGATATACAGAGTACAGATAAAATTAAATGAAAAACTTACTGATATGTCAGGAAAAGATTTTATGAAACATTTGAGAGAGGGAGATGCAGAAATTCATGTGAGAAAACATTATGCTAATCTTGGAATAGTAAATGTTGATATGAGAGCTCTTACAGAAAATGATATCAAGTTTATAGGAAAAAGGATAAAAGAGATTTTAAAATAA
- a CDS encoding putative amidohydrolase: MKTLIKNGRLLDGKNNFHMTRVDILIEDGIIKRIGENINEEGSEVIDVKDSIIAPGFIDIHVHCYPSEDTNGVFPDEIGVKKGVTTVVDAGTAGEETIEDFVENIIKKSKTRVYSLLNISSMGLKIKSELSDMKNIDKEKIKEALNKYLEIIVGLKARASASVVKENGIKPIAEGKKIASELEVPLVVHIGNAPPKIEEVLELLGKGDIATHCYNNKVNGLVREGKVIPEVREAIKRGVLFDIGHGSESFSLDTAEVGIKEGFEANTISTDIYSKNIITPVGSLENTINKMIYLGWSVEKCVEKVTYEPARAFKLKGLGELKEGYMGDLTIFDIVENGKLELKDSVNKVITAEKYIKTKYVFIKDELIKKEDI, translated from the coding sequence ATGAAAACTCTTATAAAAAATGGAAGACTTTTAGATGGTAAGAATAATTTTCATATGACAAGAGTAGATATATTAATAGAAGATGGAATAATAAAAAGGATTGGGGAAAATATCAATGAAGAGGGCAGTGAAGTAATAGATGTAAAAGATAGCATAATAGCACCAGGATTTATTGATATACATGTACATTGCTATCCTTCTGAGGATACAAATGGAGTATTTCCAGATGAAATAGGAGTAAAAAAAGGAGTTACAACAGTAGTTGATGCAGGAACAGCTGGTGAAGAAACAATAGAAGACTTTGTTGAAAATATAATAAAAAAGTCTAAAACAAGAGTATATTCATTATTAAATATTTCATCTATGGGATTGAAAATAAAAAGTGAACTTAGTGATATGAAAAATATAGATAAAGAAAAAATAAAAGAAGCATTAAATAAATATCTAGAAATAATAGTAGGATTAAAAGCTAGAGCCAGTGCATCAGTAGTAAAAGAAAATGGAATAAAACCAATAGCAGAAGGAAAGAAAATAGCTTCTGAATTAGAAGTTCCACTAGTTGTACATATAGGTAATGCTCCTCCCAAAATAGAAGAAGTGTTAGAATTATTAGGAAAAGGAGATATAGCTACTCACTGTTACAATAATAAAGTAAATGGATTGGTAAGAGAAGGGAAAGTTATTCCTGAAGTTAGAGAAGCAATAAAACGTGGAGTTCTTTTTGATATAGGACATGGTTCAGAAAGCTTCTCTCTGGATACAGCAGAAGTGGGAATAAAAGAAGGGTTTGAAGCAAACACAATAAGTACTGATATTTATTCTAAAAATATAATTACACCAGTGGGAAGCCTAGAGAATACAATAAATAAAATGATATATCTTGGATGGTCAGTGGAAAAATGTGTAGAAAAAGTTACATATGAACCAGCAAGAGCTTTTAAATTAAAAGGACTTGGAGAACTTAAAGAGGGTTATATGGGAGATCTTACTATATTTGATATAGTGGAAAATGGGAAGTTAGAATTAAAAGACAGTGTAAATAAAGTAATAACAGCAGAAAAATATATAAAGACAAAGTATGTATTTATAAAAGATGAATTAATTAAAAAGGAGGATATTTAG